A region from the Aquimarina sp. ERC-38 genome encodes:
- a CDS encoding M16 family metallopeptidase, producing the protein MKNYLKYMAMMIAIMPLMNLAAQEVEFTEYDLDNGLHVILHQENKAPVVTVGVMYHVGAKDEDPGRTGFAHFFEHLLFEGTKNIGRGKWFEIVTSKGGSNNANTTQDRTFYYETFPSNNLEVGLWMESERMMHPVINQIGVDTQNEVVKEERRQRYDNAPYGKALLTASRELYKKHPYKYPVIGLMKDLDAAKLEEFQAFNDKFNNPNNATLVVAGDIDIEKTKKMIADYFGPIKNNGKKIEKNEIKEEPITQEIIAKETDANIQVPAKLLVYRTPKQTDKDAYVIDYISTLLTGGKSSRLYKKMVEDKKMSLQVFAFPISSEDYGTYLIGALPLGGVTLPDLQKEIDEEIDKLKEGLISEREFQKLQNQFENDFVNSNATVQGIANSLARYHVLYDNTNLINKEIDIYRSITREDIQRVAKKYLNKNQRVNIDYVPEATN; encoded by the coding sequence ATGAAAAACTACCTTAAATACATGGCAATGATGATTGCTATAATGCCATTGATGAATCTTGCCGCACAGGAGGTGGAATTTACCGAATACGATTTGGATAACGGATTACACGTAATCCTTCACCAAGAGAATAAAGCTCCTGTGGTTACCGTAGGTGTGATGTACCATGTGGGGGCTAAAGACGAAGACCCAGGAAGGACAGGTTTTGCCCATTTTTTTGAACATCTGTTATTTGAAGGAACAAAGAATATTGGCAGAGGGAAATGGTTTGAAATTGTAACTTCAAAAGGAGGAAGTAACAATGCTAATACTACACAAGATCGGACTTTTTACTATGAGACATTTCCATCTAACAACCTGGAAGTTGGCTTGTGGATGGAATCCGAACGTATGATGCATCCGGTTATCAATCAGATAGGGGTAGATACCCAAAATGAAGTAGTAAAGGAAGAGAGAAGACAGCGATATGATAATGCACCTTACGGAAAAGCACTGTTAACTGCTAGTAGAGAACTCTATAAAAAACATCCGTACAAGTATCCGGTTATAGGATTAATGAAGGACTTAGATGCTGCAAAGCTTGAAGAATTTCAAGCCTTTAATGATAAATTTAACAATCCAAATAATGCCACCCTGGTAGTAGCTGGGGATATTGATATTGAAAAAACAAAAAAAATGATTGCGGACTATTTTGGTCCGATCAAAAATAATGGAAAGAAAATTGAGAAAAATGAAATTAAAGAAGAACCGATTACTCAAGAAATTATAGCAAAAGAAACGGACGCTAATATACAGGTTCCGGCTAAATTGCTAGTATACAGAACTCCGAAACAAACGGATAAGGATGCCTACGTAATTGATTATATTTCTACCTTATTAACCGGAGGTAAAAGCTCAAGACTGTATAAAAAAATGGTGGAAGATAAAAAAATGTCATTACAGGTATTTGCATTTCCCATTTCGAGTGAAGACTACGGCACTTATTTGATAGGAGCATTGCCCTTAGGAGGAGTTACGTTGCCGGATTTACAAAAAGAAATAGACGAAGAAATCGACAAGCTAAAAGAAGGTCTTATTTCCGAAAGAGAATTTCAAAAATTACAAAACCAATTTGAAAATGATTTTGTAAACTCTAATGCTACGGTTCAGGGTATTGCTAATTCTTTAGCCCGTTATCACGTACTATATGATAATACCAATCTAATCAATAAAGAAATAGATATTTACCGATCTATTACCCGAGAAGATATACAACGTGTTGCAAAAAAATACTTAAATAAGAATCAGCGAGTAAATATAGACTACGTTCCGGAAGCAACTAACTAA
- a CDS encoding M16 family metallopeptidase, with amino-acid sequence MKKYIIYQILFLSVWIQVSAQVDRSQIPESGPTPVLNLGKPDSFTLGNGLEVLVVENHKLPRITLSLTLDNDPTPEGGKAGIATITSGMLGKGTTKVDKNTFNEEVDFLGASLEVGVNGGFAQALSKYTDKIFELFSQAALDPNFTQEELDLEKKKLIQGLKAGENSADFIAGRVRATLAYGKNHPRGEFTTEKTVNTITLNDVKSYYLNNFVPKNAYLVITGDIDKKKAESLVKKYFVSWTGGTAPSVALPEVKDAQYRQINFIDVPNAVQTEMAVMGITDLKMTDKDYHAARVANYILGGSFNSYINMNLREAHGYTYGGRSSLPYSKNHKSAFRASAKVRNAVTDSAVVETLKEIKRIRTEFVNDTVLKNAKAKFLGDFILASERDRTIADRSVRIKTQNLPEDFYTTFISKINDVTKEDVKRVAEKYFPLEKARIVLVGNAGETLENLEKIQFEGKKIPILFFDKYGKKTEKPQASETIPEGLTATAVIDKYLKAIGGEDKLKEVRSLFTTAEASMNGATLTMLNKVSADNKMMMDVQFAGNSVNKNVFDGTSGYVSAQGQKVSYTQEQINQAKKDMFPFPELNNKEEAELKGIVSYEQGKAYQVNFGDKKTSFYDMETGLGVKDVIIQEQGGQKVTSTILYKDYKEINGIKFPQKMTISFGPQQMDFTVKDVKINEGVSEEDFK; translated from the coding sequence ATGAAAAAATATATTATTTATCAAATTCTATTTCTATCTGTCTGGATACAGGTAAGCGCACAAGTTGACCGGTCACAAATACCTGAGTCCGGGCCTACACCAGTATTAAATTTAGGAAAACCTGATAGTTTTACGTTAGGTAACGGTCTTGAAGTGCTGGTCGTAGAAAATCATAAATTGCCACGTATAACACTCAGTCTAACCTTAGACAATGATCCTACTCCGGAAGGAGGTAAAGCCGGAATTGCTACTATAACTTCCGGAATGCTAGGAAAAGGAACTACTAAGGTAGACAAGAATACTTTTAACGAAGAAGTAGATTTTTTAGGAGCTTCGCTTGAAGTTGGAGTAAACGGAGGCTTCGCTCAAGCTTTATCTAAATATACGGATAAGATTTTTGAATTATTTAGCCAGGCAGCTTTAGATCCTAATTTTACCCAAGAAGAGTTGGATTTGGAAAAAAAGAAGTTAATCCAAGGATTAAAAGCTGGTGAAAATAGTGCTGACTTTATCGCTGGGAGAGTACGAGCAACATTAGCTTACGGTAAAAATCACCCTAGGGGCGAGTTTACGACAGAAAAAACTGTAAATACTATTACGTTAAACGATGTAAAGAGTTACTATCTTAATAATTTTGTACCTAAAAATGCATATCTAGTAATTACAGGAGATATTGATAAGAAAAAAGCAGAAAGCCTGGTTAAAAAATACTTTGTTTCCTGGACGGGTGGTACGGCTCCATCTGTTGCTTTACCCGAAGTAAAAGATGCACAATATCGTCAGATTAATTTTATTGATGTACCTAACGCCGTTCAAACGGAGATGGCAGTGATGGGAATTACGGATTTAAAAATGACTGATAAAGATTATCATGCGGCCAGAGTTGCGAACTACATTTTAGGAGGTTCTTTTAATAGTTATATTAATATGAACCTAAGAGAAGCTCATGGATACACTTATGGAGGTAGGTCCAGTTTACCCTATAGTAAAAATCATAAATCGGCCTTTAGAGCTTCTGCCAAAGTAAGAAACGCAGTTACAGATAGTGCTGTGGTTGAAACTTTAAAAGAAATTAAACGTATCCGTACTGAATTTGTAAATGATACTGTACTTAAAAATGCCAAAGCAAAATTTTTAGGAGATTTTATTTTAGCATCAGAAAGAGACCGTACGATAGCTGATCGAAGTGTACGGATAAAAACTCAAAATTTACCTGAAGATTTTTATACCACCTTTATTTCAAAAATAAATGACGTTACTAAAGAAGATGTAAAACGAGTAGCTGAAAAATATTTTCCTCTAGAAAAAGCACGAATTGTTCTAGTAGGAAATGCAGGAGAAACTTTAGAAAATCTTGAAAAAATTCAGTTTGAAGGAAAGAAAATTCCAATCTTGTTTTTTGATAAATACGGAAAGAAAACAGAAAAACCGCAAGCAAGTGAAACAATTCCCGAAGGTTTAACAGCTACTGCCGTAATTGATAAATACTTAAAAGCAATAGGAGGAGAAGATAAATTAAAAGAAGTGAGAAGCCTTTTTACTACGGCGGAAGCTTCTATGAACGGGGCTACGCTAACGATGTTAAACAAAGTAAGCGCTGATAATAAAATGATGATGGATGTTCAATTTGCGGGAAACTCAGTGAATAAAAACGTATTTGATGGAACAAGCGGATACGTTTCCGCACAAGGACAAAAAGTATCATATACCCAGGAGCAAATTAATCAGGCGAAAAAAGATATGTTTCCTTTTCCTGAATTAAATAATAAAGAGGAAGCAGAATTAAAAGGAATTGTTTCTTATGAACAAGGTAAAGCCTATCAGGTTAATTTTGGAGATAAAAAAACTTCATTTTATGATATGGAGACCGGACTAGGGGTAAAAGATGTAATCATTCAAGAACAAGGTGGTCAAAAAGTGACATCTACCATATTATATAAGGATTACAAGGAAATTAATGGAATTAAATTTCCACAAAAAATGACAATTTCTTTTGGACCACAACAAATGGATTTTACAGTTAAAGATGTTAAAATTAATGAAGGGGTTTCTGAGGAGGACTTTAAATAA
- a CDS encoding acyl-CoA thioesterase, which produces MRYHTRKLVKPGDLNPNETLFGGRMLEWIDEEAALYAVIQLENRRIVTKYMSEINFVSSAVQGDIIEIGMDVVKFGKSSLVLKCEVRNKLTRKTIIKVDNIIMVNLNEQGKPAPHGKTKIEYVKDRLSQD; this is translated from the coding sequence ATGAGATACCATACCCGTAAACTAGTCAAACCAGGAGACCTCAACCCAAATGAAACCTTGTTCGGAGGGAGGATGTTAGAGTGGATTGATGAAGAAGCTGCTTTATACGCAGTAATCCAATTAGAAAACAGAAGGATTGTAACGAAGTACATGTCAGAGATCAACTTTGTTAGCTCAGCAGTTCAGGGGGATATTATTGAGATAGGAATGGATGTGGTAAAATTCGGAAAATCTTCATTAGTTTTAAAATGTGAGGTTCGTAATAAACTTACCCGAAAAACTATTATTAAAGTAGATAATATTATTATGGTGAACTTGAACGAGCAAGGTAAACCTGCTCCTCATGGTAAAACAAAAATTGAATACGTGAAAGACCGGTTATCGCAGGATTAG
- a CDS encoding DUF721 domain-containing protein, with product MSRSKIEYQSIQDVLKDFVQENKLEKGLDDVKARDAWFAVMGTAIANYTQAIKYKNNVLYVELTSSVLREELSYGKQKIVANLNEQLQSELIQKLILR from the coding sequence ATGAGTAGATCAAAGATAGAATATCAAAGCATACAAGATGTATTGAAAGATTTTGTACAGGAGAATAAATTAGAGAAAGGCTTAGACGATGTAAAAGCAAGAGATGCCTGGTTTGCCGTTATGGGTACAGCTATCGCTAACTACACCCAAGCTATAAAGTATAAAAATAATGTACTTTATGTCGAACTTACATCTTCTGTCCTACGAGAGGAGTTAAGCTACGGCAAACAAAAAATAGTTGCTAATCTTAATGAACAATTGCAATCTGAACTTATTCAGAAACTAATCCTGCGATAA
- a CDS encoding BlaI/MecI/CopY family transcriptional regulator translates to MKQLTKAEEEIMHILWELEEGSAQQVRDQFDEPKPAYNTVSTIIRILEDKKFVSYRKEGRVHIYFPIVKKADYSNNSINKLVDNYFSGSFKSMVSFFMKKNDISLNELEEILNTINTEEE, encoded by the coding sequence ATGAAGCAATTAACTAAAGCCGAAGAGGAGATTATGCACATTCTTTGGGAACTAGAAGAAGGTTCGGCACAACAGGTAAGAGATCAATTTGATGAACCTAAACCGGCCTATAATACGGTATCAACCATTATCCGAATTTTAGAAGATAAAAAATTTGTTAGCTATCGTAAAGAGGGAAGGGTACATATTTATTTTCCGATAGTAAAAAAAGCGGATTATAGTAACAATAGTATTAATAAATTGGTTGATAACTACTTCAGTGGTTCTTTTAAAAGTATGGTCTCCTTTTTTATGAAAAAGAATGATATTAGTTTAAATGAATTAGAAGAGATCTTGAACACTATTAATACCGAAGAAGAATGA
- a CDS encoding M56 family metallopeptidase, translating into MIHYLLQVFVLQSLFLLTYDLLLKKETFFNQNRLYLVSTLIASFFLPFIQFDFVSDRVSQEYLISLPAVILSDSVNYVVPLPELLLSFKGVNRLDIPYGTIIYYLWITGVGLQSVLLFKKFTSLNYLRRNNKITIVDKNKIVCLSHSNTAFSFLTTIYIGDQIEDEQRNTILLHEKAHIKEFHFIDLLLLELCKIVGWFNPLFYVYQSRLRALHEFIADAYVVKQINKKEYYQDLFSQVFKTTHISFINQFFSHSLIKKRIVMLQKSKSKRIFQLKYLSVIPLLVGIIFYSSCTKDVSEHDITSSPFPNKVEDLLSYLDSQEKLSEQDQVALDKLVKSLTATNGQSSKLQSKALEDEVLKNNVPFSSLDKAPVLAECSHLSGDEAKKCFSQTIQKLVSAQFNTEISKDMEPGVKRIYVRFKINQNGKVEDVRVRAPNAVLEEEASRVIKLLPEMRPGEVSGKSVNVLYSLPIILK; encoded by the coding sequence ATGATTCATTATTTATTACAGGTATTTGTACTACAGTCATTATTCCTACTGACGTATGATCTTTTATTGAAGAAGGAAACATTTTTTAATCAAAACCGGTTGTATTTAGTAAGTACTTTGATTGCTAGTTTTTTTCTGCCTTTCATCCAATTTGATTTTGTTTCGGATAGGGTTTCACAAGAATACTTAATATCATTACCAGCCGTAATTTTATCTGATTCTGTTAATTACGTAGTACCCCTTCCCGAACTTTTATTAAGTTTTAAAGGTGTTAACCGTCTTGACATACCTTATGGTACTATTATCTATTACCTTTGGATAACAGGGGTTGGGCTGCAAAGTGTACTACTTTTTAAAAAATTTACCTCTCTTAATTATCTGCGCAGAAACAATAAAATCACCATAGTTGATAAAAATAAAATAGTTTGCCTTTCTCATTCAAATACCGCATTTTCTTTTTTAACCACCATTTATATAGGGGATCAAATAGAAGACGAGCAAAGAAATACAATTTTATTACATGAAAAAGCTCATATTAAAGAGTTCCACTTTATTGATTTACTCTTACTAGAACTATGTAAAATTGTGGGTTGGTTTAATCCTTTATTTTATGTCTATCAAAGTAGGTTAAGGGCTTTACACGAATTTATTGCGGATGCTTATGTGGTAAAGCAAATTAATAAAAAAGAATACTATCAGGATCTATTTTCGCAAGTATTTAAAACAACTCATATTTCATTTATAAATCAATTTTTTAGTCATTCATTAATCAAAAAACGAATAGTTATGTTACAAAAATCAAAGTCAAAACGTATTTTTCAACTGAAGTATTTAAGTGTAATTCCATTGTTAGTTGGTATTATTTTTTATAGTTCCTGTACTAAAGATGTAAGTGAACATGATATAACATCAAGTCCTTTCCCAAATAAGGTAGAAGATTTATTAAGTTATCTTGATTCCCAAGAAAAACTATCTGAACAAGATCAGGTTGCCCTTGATAAATTAGTAAAAAGCTTAACGGCTACTAACGGGCAATCCAGTAAACTACAAAGTAAGGCGTTAGAAGATGAAGTGTTGAAGAATAACGTCCCTTTTTCATCCTTAGATAAGGCACCGGTACTAGCGGAATGTAGTCATTTGTCAGGAGATGAAGCAAAAAAATGCTTTTCTCAAACTATACAAAAGCTAGTTTCAGCGCAATTTAATACTGAGATTTCTAAAGATATGGAACCTGGTGTAAAACGGATTTATGTTCGTTTTAAAATTAACCAGAATGGAAAAGTAGAAGATGTAAGGGTAAGAGCACCAAATGCGGTATTAGAAGAAGAAGCTAGTCGGGTAATAAAACTATTGCCGGAGATGCGTCCGGGTGAAGTTTCCGGAAAATCAGTGAATGTTTTATATTCATTACCTATAATTTTGAAGTGA
- the recF gene encoding DNA replication/repair protein RecF (All proteins in this family for which functions are known are DNA-binding proteins that assist the filamentation of RecA onto DNA for the initiation of recombination or recombinational repair.), with protein MEINTLTLLHYKNFESADFTFHNKINCLVGNNGVGKTTVLDAIYHLSFGKSYFNPVTSQNITHGKDFFMIEGTYQRDQREEKVIISAKKGQKKMIKRNGKNYDTFSEHIGFLPLVMISPADRDLITEGSDTRRKLIDGIISQNDSQYLHELLQYNKVVSQRNSLLKYFTANQTFDATTLDIYNEQLHQLGSNIFEKRTEFLTEFIPVFKQRYEAITSGNEKVSITYQSKLQHIGLSDLLKNNLQRDRMLQYTSVGIHKDDLDFTIDSYPIKKFGSQGQQKSFLIALKLAQFEILKQQNKVTPILLLDDIFDKLDEQRVSHIVALVNEQKFGQLFISDTHAKRTEEVIKNISASYKLFELS; from the coding sequence ATGGAAATTAATACGCTTACCTTACTTCATTATAAAAATTTTGAATCGGCTGATTTTACATTTCATAATAAAATTAATTGCCTGGTCGGTAATAACGGAGTAGGTAAAACTACCGTACTAGATGCTATTTACCATCTTTCTTTCGGGAAAAGTTATTTTAACCCGGTAACCAGCCAAAATATTACCCACGGTAAAGATTTCTTTATGATAGAAGGTACCTATCAAAGGGATCAACGGGAAGAGAAGGTAATTATCAGCGCAAAAAAGGGACAAAAAAAAATGATCAAACGCAATGGTAAAAACTATGATACTTTTAGCGAACATATAGGCTTTTTACCTTTGGTCATGATTTCGCCAGCCGATCGGGACCTAATCACGGAAGGAAGTGATACCCGACGTAAATTAATTGATGGGATTATCTCGCAAAATGATTCGCAATATCTACATGAATTGCTACAGTACAATAAAGTAGTGTCGCAACGCAATTCTTTGCTAAAGTATTTTACAGCTAATCAAACTTTTGATGCAACTACGCTTGACATTTACAACGAACAACTTCACCAACTAGGTAGCAATATTTTTGAAAAAAGAACAGAATTTTTAACCGAATTTATCCCGGTTTTTAAACAACGTTATGAAGCAATTACTTCGGGAAACGAAAAGGTTTCTATTACCTATCAAAGTAAATTACAACATATAGGATTATCTGATCTTTTAAAAAACAATCTGCAACGGGACAGGATGCTCCAGTATACCTCAGTAGGTATTCATAAAGACGACCTGGATTTTACGATAGATTCGTACCCAATAAAAAAATTTGGTAGCCAGGGACAGCAAAAGTCTTTTTTAATTGCATTAAAACTAGCCCAATTTGAAATCCTAAAACAACAAAACAAGGTTACCCCGATCCTCTTACTAGATGATATTTTTGATAAACTGGATGAACAGCGCGTTTCTCATATTGTAGCACTGGTAAATGAACAAAAGTTCGGACAATTATTTATATCGGATACCCACGCAAAACGAACCGAGGAGGTTATAAAAAATATCTCAGCGTCTTATAAACTGTTTGAACTTAGCTAA
- a CDS encoding tetratricopeptide repeat protein, whose amino-acid sequence MATYKKRGYKEKAKKVEDVEQSFDHVEENSTTAEVFNTLDEGASKTEEWVAANQKYIFIGVGTIVILVLGWLGYQKYIQEPKEIEASNEMFVAQQYFKEAVEADAASKDSLYTLALNGAEGAGFLEIIEEYGGTKAGNLARYFAGFSYLNTNQYQKAIDYLDEFKAGDEILGPLATGGIGDAFSQLNQDEEALNYYQKAADMRENEFTTPRFLLKSALIALDLGKPEVAQKNLQKIKDKFPKSPEANQIEVHLGRAQAML is encoded by the coding sequence ATGGCAACGTATAAAAAACGAGGTTATAAAGAAAAGGCTAAGAAAGTAGAAGATGTTGAACAATCGTTTGATCATGTAGAAGAAAATTCTACTACTGCCGAAGTATTTAATACCCTAGATGAAGGAGCTTCAAAAACAGAAGAATGGGTAGCTGCCAATCAAAAATATATATTTATTGGAGTTGGTACTATTGTTATACTAGTTTTAGGATGGTTAGGATATCAAAAATATATTCAGGAGCCTAAAGAGATTGAGGCATCTAACGAAATGTTTGTGGCACAGCAATATTTTAAAGAAGCGGTAGAAGCAGATGCGGCTTCTAAAGATTCTTTATATACCTTAGCCTTAAATGGAGCTGAGGGTGCTGGCTTTTTAGAAATAATTGAAGAGTACGGCGGAACCAAAGCAGGAAATTTAGCGAGGTATTTTGCTGGATTCTCCTATTTGAATACCAACCAATATCAAAAGGCTATTGACTATCTGGATGAATTTAAAGCTGGTGATGAAATTCTGGGACCCTTAGCTACCGGTGGAATAGGAGATGCTTTTTCGCAACTGAATCAAGATGAAGAAGCCTTAAATTATTACCAGAAAGCCGCGGATATGCGGGAAAATGAATTTACTACCCCCAGGTTCTTATTAAAGTCAGCCTTAATTGCACTGGATCTAGGTAAACCGGAAGTAGCACAAAAGAATTTACAGAAAATAAAGGATAAATTCCCAAAAAGTCCGGAAGCCAATCAAATAGAAGTGCACTTAGGACGAGCCCAAGCGATGCTTTAG
- the ribH gene encoding 6,7-dimethyl-8-ribityllumazine synthase, translating to MATENKNLSQYDKSILPDASGFKIGIVVSEWNEQVTGGLHQGAVDALLDCGVLKEHLLEWQVPGSFELIYGCKRMSTTHAYLDAIIAIGCVIQGETKHFDFVCEGVTQGIKDLNMQGDIPVIFCVLTDNTLQQSLDRSGGKHGNKGVEAAIAAIKMAEIRRLSAF from the coding sequence TTGGCTACCGAAAATAAAAATCTTTCTCAGTACGATAAAAGTATTTTACCAGATGCTTCCGGTTTTAAAATTGGGATCGTCGTATCTGAGTGGAATGAGCAGGTAACCGGAGGGCTTCATCAGGGAGCCGTAGATGCCTTGTTAGATTGCGGCGTACTTAAAGAACATCTACTGGAATGGCAAGTTCCCGGTAGTTTTGAATTAATCTACGGATGTAAAAGAATGTCGACTACCCATGCTTATTTGGATGCTATCATTGCAATAGGTTGCGTTATACAGGGAGAAACTAAACACTTTGATTTTGTTTGTGAAGGGGTTACTCAGGGAATAAAAGATTTAAACATGCAAGGGGACATTCCCGTAATTTTCTGTGTGCTTACCGATAACACTTTACAGCAATCACTAGATAGAAGCGGGGGTAAGCATGGTAATAAAGGAGTCGAAGCCGCAATTGCTGCTATCAAAATGGCGGAAATTCGGCGATTATCTGCATTCTAA
- a CDS encoding GNAT family N-acetyltransferase, whose amino-acid sequence MELKLLTSDIELEQILELQNKNHYKNISPESGKKDGFVTVKYDFDLLQKMNNSAKQVIAVDKGKVIGYALVLLKEFKNSVPLLTPMFETFEKTKYKDALLIDFKYYVMGQICISEEYRRKGIFKSLYDKHKKVYANKFDVCVTEVSSSNKRSMRAHQKVGFKTLATFKDMTDEWNIIYWDWK is encoded by the coding sequence ATGGAACTAAAACTACTAACGTCTGATATTGAATTAGAACAAATTTTAGAACTACAAAATAAAAACCACTACAAAAATATTTCACCGGAGTCAGGAAAAAAGGATGGTTTTGTAACGGTAAAATACGACTTTGATTTACTACAAAAAATGAACAATAGCGCAAAGCAGGTTATAGCTGTAGACAAAGGTAAAGTGATTGGCTATGCTTTGGTTTTACTAAAAGAATTTAAAAATTCAGTTCCTCTATTAACGCCTATGTTTGAAACCTTTGAGAAAACTAAATATAAAGATGCACTACTGATTGATTTTAAATATTATGTTATGGGGCAAATATGTATTTCAGAAGAATATAGAAGAAAAGGTATTTTCAAAAGTCTATACGACAAGCATAAAAAGGTCTATGCTAATAAATTCGATGTATGTGTAACCGAAGTATCTTCCAGTAATAAAAGATCGATGAGAGCCCATCAAAAAGTTGGATTTAAAACTTTAGCTACTTTTAAAGATATGACGGACGAATGGAATATTATATATTGGGACTGGAAGTAA
- a CDS encoding Panacea domain-containing protein, with amino-acid sequence MKTNYSALDISSFFIKKGVNPLKLQKLLYYSQLWFFVKNDSKLFNDGIQAWIYGPVVYDVWANFKFMKRGSIIPIGRAVNLTLDNLTINHLDDVWRSYGHLSGSDLVDLTHNDLPWKNSRKGLLSNQPSDKEVIINKDTTRYFTLDSNNKIPVIKTQNTLGHYSNF; translated from the coding sequence ATGAAAACAAATTATTCGGCACTAGACATCTCTTCTTTTTTTATAAAGAAAGGCGTCAATCCGTTAAAATTACAGAAGTTACTATATTATTCACAACTCTGGTTTTTTGTCAAAAATGATAGTAAGTTGTTTAACGATGGAATTCAGGCTTGGATATACGGTCCGGTTGTATATGATGTTTGGGCGAACTTTAAATTTATGAAAAGAGGTTCAATTATTCCTATTGGTAGAGCAGTTAATCTTACTTTAGATAACTTAACTATAAATCATTTAGATGATGTTTGGAGATCCTATGGTCATTTATCAGGTTCGGATTTAGTTGATTTGACCCATAATGATCTACCTTGGAAAAATAGTAGAAAAGGACTCTTAAGTAATCAACCAAGTGATAAAGAAGTAATTATTAACAAAGATACTACCAGGTATTTCACCTTGGATTCCAATAATAAGATCCCAGTCATAAAAACACAAAATACTTTAGGGCACTATTCTAATTTTTAG